A window from Aquabacterium sp. NJ1 encodes these proteins:
- the recJ gene encoding single-stranded-DNA-specific exonuclease RecJ, with protein MKITAREVPPRAAWALEEAGVHPLLARLFASRGIRTADELDDSPARLLAPQDLKGATQAASLLADAITQGQRICIVADYDCDGATACAVGLRGLKMLGARPDQVSYVVPDRAVHGYGLTPPIVDMVRAKQADVLVTVDNGMASHEAVSKARALGLKVIITDHHLPVVLDDGQVSLPDADVIVNPNQPGCPFASKALVGVGVMFYVLLALRAELRQRGVFDAASQPRIDNLLDLVALGTIADVGKLDDNNRRLVAQGLKRIRAGRMQPGIAALFAAAGRDPAKATSQDFGFALGPRVNAAGRLAEMGLGIECLSTDDMGRADLLARQLDTINRERRELESGMREQAEQLLESVMPEGEPPAAVAIFDPDFHEGVVGIVASRLKDRLHRPTFVFALGQDGLLKGSGRSIPGFHLRDALDLVSKRHPGLLKRFGGHAMAAGCTIAEEDFDTFDTELTRIAQAGLDPSLLLRQISTDGPLDAQWFTPETVAQLDSAVWGPGFEAPVFSDQVEVLGQRLVGERHLKLSLRVQGQVRDGIWFGHTDPLPAKTQLAYRVNLDEFQGRQRVQIVVEGAVDIAT; from the coding sequence ATGAAAATCACCGCCCGAGAGGTCCCTCCCCGCGCAGCCTGGGCCCTGGAAGAAGCCGGCGTTCACCCGCTGCTGGCGCGTCTGTTTGCATCACGCGGCATACGCACGGCCGACGAACTCGACGACAGCCCGGCCCGCCTGCTGGCCCCGCAGGACCTCAAAGGCGCCACGCAGGCCGCCAGCTTGCTGGCTGACGCCATCACCCAGGGCCAGCGCATCTGCATCGTGGCCGACTACGACTGCGATGGCGCCACCGCCTGCGCCGTGGGCCTGCGCGGCTTGAAGATGCTGGGGGCACGCCCAGACCAGGTCAGCTACGTGGTGCCCGACCGCGCCGTGCACGGCTACGGTTTGACGCCGCCCATCGTGGACATGGTGCGTGCCAAGCAGGCCGATGTGCTGGTGACGGTGGACAACGGCATGGCCAGCCACGAGGCCGTGAGCAAGGCCCGCGCCTTGGGCTTGAAGGTCATCATCACCGACCACCACTTGCCTGTGGTGCTGGATGACGGCCAGGTCAGCCTGCCGGACGCCGACGTGATCGTGAACCCCAACCAGCCCGGCTGCCCCTTTGCCAGCAAGGCCCTGGTGGGCGTGGGCGTGATGTTCTACGTGCTGCTGGCCTTGCGTGCCGAGTTGCGCCAGCGCGGTGTGTTCGACGCCGCCAGCCAGCCCCGCATCGACAACCTGCTGGACCTGGTGGCACTGGGCACCATCGCCGACGTGGGCAAGCTCGACGACAACAACCGCCGCCTGGTCGCGCAGGGCCTCAAACGCATCCGCGCCGGGCGCATGCAGCCGGGCATCGCCGCCCTGTTTGCCGCCGCGGGCCGCGACCCGGCCAAGGCCACCAGCCAGGACTTTGGCTTTGCACTCGGCCCACGCGTGAACGCCGCCGGCCGCCTGGCCGAGATGGGCCTGGGCATCGAATGCCTGAGCACCGACGACATGGGCCGCGCCGACCTGCTGGCCCGTCAGCTGGACACCATCAACCGTGAACGGCGCGAGCTGGAGTCCGGCATGCGCGAGCAGGCCGAGCAACTGCTGGAATCGGTCATGCCGGAAGGCGAGCCGCCCGCGGCCGTGGCCATCTTCGACCCCGACTTCCATGAAGGCGTCGTGGGCATCGTGGCCTCACGGCTGAAAGACCGGCTGCACCGCCCCACCTTCGTGTTCGCGCTGGGCCAGGACGGCTTGCTCAAAGGCTCGGGGCGCTCCATCCCTGGGTTCCATCTGCGTGATGCGCTGGACCTGGTCAGCAAGCGCCACCCCGGTCTGCTCAAGCGTTTCGGCGGCCACGCCATGGCGGCGGGCTGCACCATTGCCGAGGAAGATTTCGACACTTTCGACACCGAGCTGACCCGCATCGCGCAAGCCGGCCTGGACCCCAGCCTGCTGCTGCGCCAGATCAGCACCGATGGCCCGCTGGATGCCCAGTGGTTCACACCCGAAACCGTGGCGCAACTCGACAGCGCCGTGTGGGGCCCCGGTTTTGAAGCCCCCGTTTTCAGCGACCAGGTCGAGGTGCTGGGCCAGCGCCTGGTGGGCGAGCGCCACCTCAAGCTCAGCCTGCGCGTGCAAGGCCAGGTACGCGACGGCATCTGGTTCGGGCACACCGACCCCTTGCCAGCGAAAACGCAATTGGCATACCGCGTCAACCTGGATGAATTCCAGGGCCGCCAGCGGGTTCAGATCGTGGTGGAAGGCGCCGTCGATATCGCAACCTGA
- a CDS encoding PEP-CTERM sorting domain-containing protein, with the protein MAKAVARIKSLTGLLTWAFCATAMAAPQYTISSLSFSPLVSDPLPVSVINDQGMVATQNGPVGPGTYGGIIIDIGQPIGTKALTIEDLNNGNVAVGTADKQAFTWQGGQFQMLAGLNGANSQSAAHAVNEQGVVVGESGGRAVVWRSGQAEALGGANSSATGVNEGGVIVGNDGLSAGVWNGVGQFRQLSGGDGGAAKAVDINDTMAVAGAVLKNNTYWAARWDSEGNLTVLNTPAGTTASTANAINNNGSIVGQVSYGLLGSPVATLWEDGQVLSLKDLLVNGGNWTLQYAYDINDAGQIVGLGTVNGQQRSFLLSPVPEPSTLACLGLGLVCMAGVMQRGRRH; encoded by the coding sequence ATGGCCAAGGCAGTTGCGCGCATCAAATCGCTGACCGGATTGCTGACATGGGCGTTCTGTGCCACGGCGATGGCCGCGCCACAGTACACCATCAGCAGCTTGTCCTTCTCGCCTCTGGTCAGTGATCCACTGCCAGTTTCCGTCATCAATGACCAAGGCATGGTTGCCACGCAGAACGGTCCGGTTGGTCCCGGCACCTATGGCGGCATCATCATTGACATCGGTCAGCCGATCGGGACTAAGGCTTTGACGATCGAGGATCTGAACAATGGCAACGTGGCCGTGGGGACCGCCGATAAGCAGGCGTTCACCTGGCAAGGCGGCCAGTTCCAGATGCTGGCCGGGCTGAATGGCGCCAACAGCCAGAGCGCGGCTCACGCGGTCAACGAGCAAGGTGTGGTCGTGGGCGAGTCAGGCGGCCGTGCTGTGGTGTGGCGAAGCGGTCAGGCCGAAGCGCTCGGCGGTGCCAACAGCTCTGCGACCGGCGTCAATGAAGGTGGTGTCATCGTCGGCAACGATGGCCTCAGCGCAGGGGTATGGAACGGCGTCGGCCAGTTCCGGCAACTCAGCGGCGGTGATGGAGGTGCGGCCAAAGCGGTTGATATCAACGATACGATGGCCGTGGCGGGCGCGGTTCTGAAGAACAACACTTATTGGGCCGCGCGCTGGGATAGCGAGGGGAACTTGACCGTTCTGAACACCCCAGCTGGCACCACGGCGTCCACTGCTAACGCCATTAACAACAATGGCTCGATTGTGGGGCAAGTAAGTTACGGTCTGCTGGGCAGTCCGGTTGCCACCTTGTGGGAGGATGGCCAGGTACTGTCGCTGAAGGATCTTCTGGTCAATGGTGGCAACTGGACGCTTCAATACGCCTATGACATTAACGATGCAGGACAGATCGTCGGCTTGGGTACCGTTAATGGTCAGCAGCGCTCCTTCCTGCTTTCTCCTGTGCCGGAGCCGTCGACCCTGGCTTGCCTCGGACTCGGCCTAGTCTGCATGGCTGGGGTGATGCAGCGTGGCCGGCGTCACTGA
- the flgM gene encoding flagellar biosynthesis anti-sigma factor FlgM — MKIGNPLDKAVGGLGPRTEGGSTTGKTSSASGSVSESAKVTLSNVASGLISAADGSFDADKVSSVKNAIDSGTYQVNPEVIADKLITNAKELLQGKQG, encoded by the coding sequence ATGAAGATCGGCAACCCTTTAGACAAAGCGGTAGGTGGCCTCGGCCCCCGCACCGAGGGCGGCAGCACAACCGGAAAGACATCATCGGCCTCAGGCAGCGTCAGCGAGAGTGCAAAAGTCACGCTCTCCAACGTGGCATCCGGGCTGATTTCGGCAGCAGATGGCAGTTTCGATGCGGACAAGGTGTCCAGCGTCAAGAACGCCATCGACAGCGGCACCTATCAGGTCAACCCTGAAGTCATCGCTGACAAGCTGATCACCAACGCCAAGGAACTGCTGCAAGGCAAGCAGGGCTGA
- the flgA gene encoding flagellar basal body P-ring formation chaperone FlgA yields MKTSIDHSGRLCQDIGLAPAQFLMAGLSSVLWAGLCTVAATFAPAARAQTVAMADTGGLQSQVSSLLKQQALPQGSGNDAASQKKPWRVEVVLGQLDPRLKLAPCDKVRAYMPNGVQMWGKTRVGLRCEQGPVHWNVFWPVTVKVWGQALVAAVPLRPGNPVNENDLRLAEVDLAEKTSPAVMRLADIVGRTLLRGIEPGQSVRQDDVKARRWFAAGDPVRLTVRGDGFQIAAEGTALTPGDEGQCARVRTDNGRVVCGHPVGDRLVELSL; encoded by the coding sequence ATGAAAACGTCCATCGATCACTCCGGCCGCCTCTGCCAGGACATCGGGCTGGCACCTGCCCAGTTCCTGATGGCGGGGCTCAGTTCCGTGCTGTGGGCGGGGCTGTGCACCGTCGCGGCCACGTTTGCGCCAGCCGCACGTGCGCAGACCGTGGCGATGGCCGATACCGGTGGGCTGCAATCCCAGGTGAGCTCCCTGCTCAAGCAGCAGGCCTTGCCCCAGGGCAGCGGCAACGATGCCGCATCGCAAAAAAAGCCTTGGCGCGTCGAGGTGGTGCTGGGCCAGTTGGACCCTCGCCTGAAGCTGGCGCCTTGTGACAAGGTGCGCGCCTACATGCCCAACGGGGTGCAGATGTGGGGCAAGACCCGTGTGGGCCTGCGCTGCGAGCAGGGCCCGGTGCACTGGAATGTGTTCTGGCCGGTGACAGTCAAGGTCTGGGGGCAGGCGCTGGTGGCGGCTGTGCCGCTGCGCCCTGGCAACCCGGTGAACGAAAACGATCTGCGTCTGGCCGAGGTGGACCTGGCCGAAAAGACGTCCCCCGCTGTCATGCGTCTGGCGGACATCGTGGGGCGCACCTTGCTGCGTGGCATCGAGCCCGGCCAAAGCGTCCGCCAGGATGATGTGAAAGCCCGCCGCTGGTTTGCAGCTGGTGACCCTGTGCGCCTGACGGTGCGTGGTGACGGTTTTCAGATTGCGGCAGAGGGCACCGCCTTGACACCCGGGGACGAGGGCCAATGTGCCCGTGTAAGGACCGACAACGGCCGAGTGGTCTGTGGCCACCCGGTGGGCGACCGGCTGGTGGAGTTGTCGCTGTGA
- the flgB gene encoding flagellar basal body rod protein FlgB, with translation MLNRLTDSLNFQAEALSLRSERQRLIASNIANADTPGYVARDFDFATALRQATGQGSVGDSSVHTPKLTMAASNGGHLNRNGQPVGGRDQPDMNYALASQTNLDSNTVDMDRERANFADNTVRYEATLRFINSQVRTLNTAITGQ, from the coding sequence ATGCTGAACCGATTGACCGACTCCTTGAACTTCCAGGCCGAAGCGCTCTCGCTGCGGTCGGAACGCCAACGCCTGATCGCCAGCAACATCGCCAACGCGGACACCCCCGGCTACGTGGCACGCGACTTCGATTTCGCCACCGCCCTGCGCCAGGCCACCGGCCAAGGCTCGGTGGGTGACAGCAGCGTGCACACGCCCAAGCTGACCATGGCGGCCTCCAACGGCGGGCACCTCAACCGCAATGGCCAGCCCGTTGGCGGCCGCGACCAGCCCGACATGAACTACGCCCTCGCCTCCCAGACCAATCTGGACAGCAACACCGTGGACATGGACCGCGAGCGCGCCAACTTCGCCGACAACACCGTGCGCTACGAAGCCACGCTGCGCTTCATCAACTCACAGGTTCGCACGCTGAACACGGCGATCACGGGCCAGTAA
- the flgC gene encoding flagellar basal body rod protein FlgC — MSMFKIFNVAGSAVSAQSQRLNVVASNLANADTVAGPDRAAYKARQVVFTTTPMGEVGTAGVTVSQVTEDNSPGRRVLDPKHPQADADGYVTYSNVNTVEEMVNMISASRSYQNNIEVMNTAKSLLMKTLQMGQGG; from the coding sequence ATGTCGATGTTCAAGATTTTCAATGTGGCCGGTAGCGCCGTCAGTGCGCAATCGCAGCGCCTCAACGTGGTCGCATCCAACCTGGCCAACGCAGACACGGTGGCCGGCCCCGATCGCGCGGCCTACAAGGCCCGCCAGGTTGTGTTCACCACCACGCCCATGGGCGAAGTGGGCACCGCGGGCGTCACCGTCAGCCAGGTCACCGAAGACAACAGCCCCGGCCGCCGCGTGCTTGACCCCAAGCACCCCCAGGCCGATGCCGATGGCTACGTGACCTACAGCAACGTCAACACGGTCGAAGAGATGGTCAACATGATCTCGGCCTCGCGTTCCTACCAGAACAACATTGAAGTCATGAACACGGCCAAGTCCCTGCTCATGAAGACCCTGCAGATGGGTCAAGGCGGCTGA
- a CDS encoding flagellar hook assembly protein FlgD has protein sequence MTTVTNNTATSGTAATSTTSTTSKNSMSEASDRFLKLLVTQMQNQDPLNPADNSQITSQMAQINTVTGIDKLNTTMTSMSTNMTQLQMLQGTGLVGHSVVMEGNQLGTNTAGNGVGGYELAAAASNVQVDIYNAAGIKLDTVTQSGMGAGLQSFEWTPPSGTSMTGLTFKVTATSGGKAITSTPMMSDLVDAVSTGDSGLMLELRNSGSTAYSKIKTVS, from the coding sequence ATGACCACAGTCACCAACAACACAGCGACCAGCGGCACCGCCGCCACGTCGACCACCTCGACCACGTCCAAGAACAGCATGTCCGAGGCCTCGGACCGCTTCCTGAAGCTGCTGGTCACACAGATGCAGAACCAGGACCCGCTCAACCCGGCCGACAACTCGCAGATCACCAGCCAGATGGCGCAGATCAACACGGTGACGGGCATCGACAAGCTCAACACCACGATGACGAGCATGAGCACCAACATGACCCAGCTGCAGATGCTGCAAGGCACCGGCCTGGTCGGGCACTCGGTGGTCATGGAGGGCAACCAGCTGGGCACCAACACGGCAGGCAACGGCGTGGGCGGCTACGAGCTGGCTGCGGCCGCATCCAATGTGCAAGTCGACATCTACAACGCGGCTGGCATCAAGCTTGACACCGTCACGCAAAGCGGCATGGGCGCCGGCCTGCAGAGCTTCGAATGGACGCCGCCCAGCGGCACCAGCATGACCGGCCTGACCTTCAAGGTCACGGCCACCAGTGGCGGCAAGGCCATCACCAGCACACCCATGATGAGTGACCTGGTCGATGCTGTCAGCACCGGGGACAGCGGGCTCATGCTGGAGTTGCGCAACTCGGGCAGCACGGCCTACAGCAAGATCAAGACCGTGTCCTGA
- the flgE gene encoding flagellar hook protein FlgE produces MGFQQGLSGLNISSKNLEVIGNNVANANTYGAKSSRAEFADMYAASLGGGGSNGIGIGARVASVAQQFTQGNISTTSNSLDLAINGRGFFALADSQGETVYSRNGQFKRDANGYLINNEKHQLLGQALDASGAPAGPAGTPIQLTNDSSPPQKASAITMTANMDARAKPIATAIDFADSKTYSFVTSQTAYGDNGAPIALNYYFKKTADPTPGDPTLTPPDPGTGGTWEVYLSADGNTNAASVQNDGGSPPLPTPIATFTYDANGTLPTGTVFTIPSIPGGNNGQPLTGVTLDISGNTEYSGAYSVTDLSGGGYAQGNLSDFVIETDGTVTARYTNGQSKALARVQLADFKNLNGLQPVGSNEWKPTASSGDPLPLGTPGSGVYGLLQSGALEESNVDLTGELVNMIVAQRAYQANAQTIKAEDQVQQTLVNLR; encoded by the coding sequence ATGGGCTTCCAGCAAGGACTATCCGGCCTGAACATCTCCAGCAAGAACCTGGAGGTGATCGGCAACAACGTGGCCAACGCGAACACCTACGGCGCCAAGTCATCGCGCGCCGAGTTTGCCGACATGTACGCGGCCTCCCTGGGTGGCGGCGGCAGCAACGGCATCGGCATTGGTGCCCGTGTGGCGTCCGTGGCGCAGCAGTTCACACAAGGCAACATCAGCACCACCTCGAACAGCCTGGACCTGGCCATCAACGGCCGGGGCTTCTTCGCGCTGGCCGACTCGCAAGGTGAAACGGTGTACTCGCGCAATGGCCAGTTCAAGCGCGACGCCAACGGCTACCTGATCAACAACGAGAAGCACCAGTTGCTGGGCCAGGCGCTCGACGCCAGCGGCGCCCCCGCAGGCCCGGCCGGCACGCCCATCCAGCTGACCAACGACAGCTCGCCCCCGCAAAAGGCCAGCGCCATCACCATGACGGCCAACATGGACGCCCGCGCCAAGCCCATCGCCACGGCCATCGACTTTGCTGACTCCAAGACCTACAGCTTCGTCACATCCCAGACGGCTTATGGCGACAACGGTGCCCCCATCGCGCTGAACTACTATTTCAAGAAGACCGCTGACCCCACCCCCGGCGACCCCACCCTGACGCCCCCTGACCCTGGTACCGGCGGCACCTGGGAGGTCTACCTGAGCGCCGACGGCAACACCAATGCCGCTTCGGTTCAGAACGACGGTGGCAGCCCCCCTCTGCCCACCCCGATCGCCACATTCACCTACGACGCCAACGGCACCCTGCCCACCGGCACCGTGTTCACGATCCCGTCCATTCCTGGCGGCAACAACGGCCAGCCACTGACCGGCGTCACGCTCGACATCAGCGGCAACACCGAATACTCCGGCGCCTACTCGGTCACCGACCTGTCCGGTGGCGGTTATGCACAAGGCAACCTGTCGGACTTCGTGATCGAAACCGACGGCACCGTGACGGCCCGCTACACCAACGGGCAGTCGAAGGCCCTGGCCCGCGTCCAGCTGGCCGACTTCAAGAACCTCAACGGCCTGCAGCCGGTTGGCTCCAATGAATGGAAGCCCACGGCGTCCTCAGGTGACCCGCTGCCACTGGGCACACCGGGCTCGGGCGTGTACGGCCTGCTGCAATCCGGCGCACTGGAAGAGTCCAACGTGGACCTGACCGGCGAGCTGGTCAACATGATCGTCGCGCAACGTGCCTACCAGGCCAATGCACAGACCATCAAGGCCGAAGACCAGGTCCAGCAGACGCTGGTGAACCTGCGTTGA
- the flgF gene encoding flagellar basal-body rod protein FlgF codes for MDRMIYVSMAGAKMNMQRQDVLSNNLANVSTTGFRAELEAVRAVPVRGDGASTRVYSLETTVGYDDNAGPVTFTGRSLDVAAQGKTWMAVQALDGTEAYTRSGSFTLNADGMLVTHSGLPVMGDGGPINIPAGSEPSIAPDGTVSAKAANGKITGVGKLKLVTPQDKLVRGEDGLFRSADGAELPADANARVQDGSLEGSNVNPIETMVSMIAASRQFETQMKLMQTAESDEKAAAQLLSAG; via the coding sequence ATGGACCGCATGATCTACGTGAGCATGGCTGGCGCCAAGATGAACATGCAGCGCCAGGACGTGTTGTCCAACAACCTGGCCAACGTCAGCACCACCGGCTTTCGGGCCGAACTGGAGGCTGTGCGTGCCGTGCCGGTGCGAGGCGACGGCGCCAGCACACGCGTCTACTCGCTGGAAACCACCGTGGGCTACGACGACAACGCCGGCCCCGTGACCTTCACCGGGCGCTCGCTGGACGTGGCCGCACAAGGCAAGACCTGGATGGCCGTGCAGGCACTGGACGGCACCGAGGCCTACACCCGCTCAGGCTCGTTCACGCTCAATGCCGATGGCATGCTGGTCACGCACAGCGGCCTGCCGGTGATGGGCGATGGTGGCCCGATCAACATCCCTGCCGGCTCCGAGCCCAGCATTGCACCGGATGGCACGGTCAGCGCCAAGGCTGCCAACGGCAAGATCACCGGCGTGGGCAAGCTCAAGCTGGTGACGCCGCAAGACAAGCTGGTGCGCGGTGAAGACGGCCTGTTCCGGTCTGCCGACGGCGCCGAGCTGCCTGCCGATGCCAACGCCCGCGTGCAGGACGGCTCGCTGGAAGGCTCCAACGTCAACCCCATCGAGACCATGGTGTCGATGATCGCCGCGTCCCGCCAGTTCGAGACGCAGATGAAGCTGATGCAGACCGCCGAGTCCGACGAGAAGGCCGCAGCCCAGCTGCTGTCCGCCGGTTGA
- the flgG gene encoding flagellar basal-body rod protein FlgG translates to MMRSLWVSKSGMEAQQTQLDHISQNLANSGTNGYKQSHAIFEDLMYQNLRQSGANSSEQTQLPTGLQVGLGVRAVATSRQFTQGTLTQTSNNLDLAIQGKGFFQITMPDGTTGYTRDGAFQMDSQGQLVTNNGYLVQPGITVPADATNVTIAQDGTVTATIPGQVQPQNLGQIQLASFVNPAGLEPKGQNLFAETPASGAPQTGTPTVQGMGSLSQGFVESSNVNVVQELVTMIQTQRAYELNSKAIQTSDQMLQKLGQM, encoded by the coding sequence ATGATGCGTTCACTGTGGGTATCGAAGTCCGGCATGGAAGCCCAGCAGACCCAGCTGGATCACATTTCCCAGAACCTGGCCAACAGCGGCACCAATGGCTACAAGCAGTCGCACGCCATCTTCGAGGATCTGATGTATCAGAACCTGCGCCAGAGCGGTGCCAACAGCTCGGAGCAGACGCAACTGCCCACCGGCCTGCAAGTGGGCCTGGGCGTGCGTGCCGTGGCCACCTCGCGCCAGTTCACACAGGGCACGCTCACGCAGACCTCGAACAACCTGGACCTGGCCATCCAGGGCAAGGGCTTCTTCCAGATCACCATGCCCGACGGCACCACCGGCTACACCCGGGACGGCGCCTTCCAGATGGATTCACAAGGCCAGCTGGTCACCAACAACGGCTACCTGGTGCAGCCCGGCATCACCGTGCCGGCCGACGCCACCAACGTGACCATTGCGCAAGATGGCACCGTCACGGCCACGATCCCCGGCCAGGTCCAGCCTCAGAACCTGGGGCAGATCCAGCTGGCATCCTTCGTGAACCCGGCCGGCCTGGAGCCCAAGGGGCAGAACCTGTTTGCCGAAACCCCCGCCTCCGGCGCCCCGCAGACAGGCACCCCCACCGTGCAAGGCATGGGCAGCCTGTCGCAAGGTTTTGTCGAATCCTCCAACGTGAACGTGGTGCAGGAGCTGGTGACCATGATCCAGACCCAACGCGCCTACGAGCTCAACTCCAAGGCCATCCAGACCTCGGACCAGATGCTGCAGAAACTGGGACAAATGTGA
- a CDS encoding flagellar basal body L-ring protein FlgH — MNRLRKLLPFSLLPIALLTGCVTTSPKVDVAEPTQARPSAAAYAPVNNGAIFQAGGYRPLYETHRARMVGDIITVNISEAVSAKQVTTSSIEKKGSVSSAITAVPLVRLDQVAKLGAAGSADNKFDGTGSTAATGNFTGTITATVTEVLPNGHLIVAGEKQIGVSKNVDVLRFSGQVDPASIQPGNTVLSSQIANVRIEHMGRGAQQDAQGIGWLAHFFLSISPF, encoded by the coding sequence ATGAACCGCCTGCGCAAGCTGCTGCCCTTCAGTCTGCTGCCCATCGCCCTGCTGACGGGCTGCGTCACCACCTCGCCCAAAGTGGATGTGGCCGAGCCCACGCAAGCGCGCCCTTCCGCCGCCGCCTACGCCCCGGTCAACAACGGCGCCATCTTCCAGGCCGGCGGCTACCGCCCCCTGTACGAAACGCACCGTGCGCGCATGGTGGGCGACATCATTACCGTCAACATCAGCGAAGCCGTGTCGGCCAAGCAGGTGACCACCAGCTCCATCGAGAAAAAGGGCAGCGTGAGCAGCGCCATCACGGCCGTGCCGCTCGTGCGGCTGGATCAGGTGGCCAAGCTCGGTGCCGCCGGCTCGGCTGACAACAAGTTCGATGGCACCGGCAGCACGGCCGCCACCGGTAACTTCACCGGCACCATCACCGCCACCGTCACCGAGGTGCTGCCCAATGGCCACCTGATCGTGGCGGGCGAAAAACAGATCGGCGTGTCCAAGAACGTTGACGTGCTGCGCTTCTCGGGTCAGGTAGACCCGGCCAGCATCCAGCCGGGCAACACCGTGCTGTCCAGCCAGATCGCCAACGTGCGCATCGAGCACATGGGCCGTGGCGCCCAGCAGGATGCACAGGGAATAGGCTGGCTTGCCCACTTCTTTTTGAGCATTTCGCCGTTCTAA
- a CDS encoding flagellar basal body P-ring protein FlgI: MDTSDRLLKLLIGLAFLAASAALWWPVDAKAVRLKEIAAVQGVRSNQLMGYGLVVGLDGTGDQTTQAPFTAQSLNAMLQQMGITMPAGATMQLKNVAAVMVTASLPPFAQPGQALDVTVSSMGNAKSLRGGTLIATPLKGADGQIYGMAQGNVVIVGAGAAAGGAKVQINQLNAGRIPGGATVERSVPTPWLQSSTVQYDVQADDFNTAREVADAINKAKGPGTAEAINGRTVNVNLPAQPGARVAFMADLENLNIDKATPAARVVINSRTGSIVLNQAVTIGPCAVAHGNLSVTISSTPVISQPSPMSQGQTVATEKTDIRINQEPGALIQMPAGTKLTDVVKALNTLGANPQDLLAILQAMKAAGALQAELEVI, translated from the coding sequence ATGGACACCTCGGATCGCCTCCTCAAACTGCTGATCGGCCTGGCCTTCCTGGCGGCCTCCGCGGCCCTGTGGTGGCCGGTGGATGCCAAGGCCGTTCGCCTCAAGGAAATCGCCGCCGTTCAAGGCGTGCGCAGCAACCAGCTGATGGGCTACGGCCTGGTCGTGGGCCTGGACGGTACCGGCGACCAGACCACGCAGGCGCCCTTCACCGCACAGAGCCTCAACGCCATGCTGCAGCAGATGGGCATCACCATGCCCGCTGGTGCCACCATGCAGCTCAAGAACGTGGCGGCCGTGATGGTCACCGCTTCCCTGCCCCCCTTCGCCCAACCTGGCCAGGCCCTGGACGTGACCGTGTCCTCCATGGGCAATGCCAAGTCCCTGCGCGGCGGCACCCTGATCGCCACCCCGCTCAAAGGTGCTGACGGCCAGATCTACGGCATGGCCCAAGGCAATGTGGTGATCGTCGGCGCCGGCGCGGCGGCAGGCGGTGCCAAGGTGCAGATCAACCAGCTCAACGCAGGCCGCATCCCAGGTGGCGCCACGGTGGAGCGCAGCGTGCCCACGCCCTGGCTGCAAAGCAGCACCGTGCAGTACGACGTGCAGGCCGATGACTTCAACACCGCCCGTGAGGTGGCCGATGCCATCAACAAGGCCAAGGGCCCTGGCACGGCCGAGGCCATCAACGGCCGCACCGTCAACGTCAACCTCCCTGCCCAGCCCGGCGCGCGTGTGGCCTTCATGGCCGATCTGGAAAATCTGAACATCGACAAGGCCACGCCCGCCGCCCGTGTGGTGATCAACTCCCGCACCGGCTCCATCGTGCTCAACCAGGCCGTGACCATCGGGCCTTGCGCCGTGGCGCACGGCAACCTGTCGGTGACCATCAGCTCCACGCCGGTGATCAGCCAGCCCAGCCCGATGTCGCAAGGGCAGACCGTGGCCACCGAGAAGACCGACATCCGCATCAACCAGGAGCCTGGCGCCCTGATCCAGATGCCTGCCGGCACGAAATTGACTGACGTCGTCAAGGCCCTCAACACCCTTGGCGCCAACCCGCAGGACCTGCTGGCCATCCTGCAAGCCATGAAGGCGGCCGGCGCACTCCAAGCCGAGCTGGAGGTGATCTGA